In Zea mays cultivar B73 chromosome 7, Zm-B73-REFERENCE-NAM-5.0, whole genome shotgun sequence, the following proteins share a genomic window:
- the LOC100272547 gene encoding DDRGK domain-containing protein 1 precursor — translation MDAGGGGVLAAVLCMLLVFAIFLLLLWRRRSDAATADNHRVPPQPLQEDQVLHGRAAARRMRRRPGAAGAGSSTASTSRNAVEDDAESDDEEVPEGRNVPRSSKKEKKRQEREMQRQAEEPARDSWRSKQDRYDEMRRKKDEEREAQERQLEEEARARKAKEEAAAALEFEKWKGAFSVDAEGTTESETQDDGQGLLHNFVEYIKKQKCVPLEDLAAEFRMRTQDCINRIVTLESMDRLSGVMDDRGKFIYISTEEMKAVAEYIRKQGRVSISHLANNSNQFIDLEPKAQYEVESQQDDSAEAGTEA, via the exons ATGGACGCCGGCGGAGGCGGCGTCTTGGCCGCCGTGCTCTGCATGCTGCTGGTCTTCGCCATCTTCCTTCTCCTCCTCTGGCGCCGCCGCTCCGATGCCGCCACCGCCGATAACCACCGCGTCCCGCCCCAGCCCCTCCAGGAGGATCAGGTGCTGCACGGTCGCGCGGCGGCGCGACGGATGCGTCGGAGGCCTGGGGCTGCCGGAGCAGGCTCCTCTACTGCGTCAACTAGCCGCAATG CTGTAGAGGACGACGCGGAGAGTGACGATGAGGAGGTCCCCGAAGGTCGCAACGTACCCAGATCCTccaaaaaggagaagaaaaggcaaGAGCGAGAGATGCAGCGTCAG GCCGAAGAACCTGCACGGGATTCATGGAGGAGTAAACAAGACCGATACGACGAAATGAGGAGGAAGAAGGATGAGGAGCGTGAGGCACAAGAGAGGCAATTG GAAGAAGAAGCTAGGGCACGAAAAGCAAAGGAGGAGGCTGCTGCTGCTTTAGAGTTTGAGAAATGGAAAGGGGCCTTCTCTGTTGATGCTGAAGGTACAACAGAGAGTGAGACACAAGACGATGGTCAGGGTTTGctccacaactttgtggaatacaTCAAG AAGCAGAAGTGTGTTCCCCTAGAGGACCTAGCTGCAGAGTTCAGGATGCGAACCCAG GACTGTATCAATCGGATTGTTACTCTGGAAAGCATGG ATAGGTTATCTGGGGTGATGGATGACCGTGGGAAGTTCATCTACATCTCCACTGAAGAGATGAAGGCAGTTGCAGAGTACATTAGGAAGCAAGGGAGAGTGAGCATATCACATCTGGCCAACAACTCAAACCAGTTCATCGATCTGGAGCCGAAGGCCCAGTACGAGGTGGAGAGCCAGCAGGATGACAGTGCAGAAGCAGGCACAGAAGCATGA